A stretch of DNA from Acidobacteriota bacterium:
GCTCCCAACTCCATCGCCGGCGCCTACCGGGTGGGTACGGCGAGCTTCGGGCCGCCCATCAGCACCCCCGGTGTCACCGGCTCGGTGGAGCTGGTGGACGACGCCACCAGCACCGTCACCGACGGCTGTGAGCCCCTGGTGGGCTTCACCGCCGGCAATATCGCCCTCATCGACCGCGGCAGCTGCGCCTTCACCGTCAAGGTACAGAACGCCGAGGCGGCGGGAGCCACGGCGGCGATCATCGCCGACAATGTGGCCGGCTGCCCGCCGGTGGGATTGGGTGGTGCCGGCACCACGACGATTCCGGCGGCGCGCATCACCCTCGATCTCGGCAACGACATCAAGACCGCCCTCGGCGGCGGCACCGTCACCGCCAATTTGGGGGTCGACCCGACCCGCCTCGCCGGGGCCAACAGCGCCGGTATGGTGCAGCTCTACGCCGCCGATCCGGTGGCTCCGGGTTCGTCCATCTCCCATTGGGACACCCTGGCCAGCCCGGATCTGCTGATGGAGCCGTTCAGCACTCCCGGTCTCACTTCGGACCTGGACCTGAGCCCGGCTCAGGCGGCGGATATCGGCTGGATGTTCCTGCAGACCTGTGGCAACAACCTGCGCGAGGGAGTGGAGCTGTGTGACGGCACCGACCTCAACGGGCAGACCTGCGTGTCCTTGGGCTTCGACGGCGGCACTCTGGGGTGTGACAACACCTGCACCGCCTTCGACACCACCGCCTGCGTTCTGTGCGACCGGGGTCGTACCTGGGGCAAGTGGAATCAGCCCACCGGCATTCAGCTGGGGCATTTCTCCGGCGGCCTCTACATCAACAGCAGCACCGCTCTCTACAAGATCGTCGGCTCGATCCTGCCCACCGCTCCCGGCAAGGGTGTGATCACCGGCATCATCTACGACGGCGTGGCGCCGGAGCCGGACTATTACGTCCTCGGCGATTGGAGCACGACCGGCCCCAACCAGGGCAAGTTCGGCTCCAAGGTCTTCGAGTTCGGCACCGGCAATACCGTCGGCGTCTTCGAGGGCGATTGGAGGGATGATCCCAGCTTCGCCCTCGTCGGCAAGTTCGGCGGTGCCTGGGAGATCTGCAACTAGCCCCGATCCAACCCCATCCTCGGCGTAGTCGGTGACGTCTTCGCCGAGGCCTACCAGCCCCGCGAAGGTCCGGTATCCATCGGGCCGCCGCGGGGCTTTTCTAGTGCCCTCTTGCCGTCGATACGGGGTGGGGGACCGGCTCCCCTTGCGGCTCGTCGCCGCATCGCTCATCCTTGTCCGGGCTCGTTCACCTCTCGTTCATACGCCTGGGCTAAATTATGATGAGACGAGGCGTGGTGAGTCGGGCCACGGTTCGTCGATGGAGGTTTCCTCCGGTCTCAGCCAACTTCAGTTCCGGCAAACCGTTTCCGAGGTTCCCATGCTGCTCGCGCAACCAAGACCTACCCCCCGGGAGGCCGCCGTATGAAGATCGAATTGGTCTCCATCACCATTCCCGTCCACAACGAAGAAGACAATCTGCGCGTCCTGACGCAGGAAATCGATCACGCCCTGGCCGCCAGCGGCCAGGATTACGAAGTGCTTTACGTCGACGACGCCAGCACCGACGGAAGCCTCACGGTGCTGCGCCAACTCGCCATGGGCGACCCTCGGATCCGCGTCCTGGCCCTGACCCGGCGAGTGGGGCAATCCGGCGCCCTGGCCCATGCTTTCGAGGCCGCTCGAGGCGAGGTGGTGGTGACGCTGGA
This window harbors:
- a CDS encoding PA domain-containing protein, with the protein product MRGKLFACTAALLLLLTAGTAGAATITIVNVDGPGEGFNDPTPATPVGGNPGTTIGQQRLIAFQDAADVWAATLDSAVEIRIQASIDPLFCTAGSATLGAAGTIQVARDFPGAPLAGTWYHIALANKLAGVDLIPGAPGTGADDIQAFFNSDIDNNPNCLAGTNWYYGLDHNEGTDIDFKAVVLHELNHGLGFANFVDETTGALLAGFPDVYTHFTLDTNLGLYWDQMTDAQRQASAISCDAVVWDGANVNTFAPFVLDQGTPILDVQAPNSIAGAYRVGTASFGPPISTPGVTGSVELVDDATSTVTDGCEPLVGFTAGNIALIDRGSCAFTVKVQNAEAAGATAAIIADNVAGCPPVGLGGAGTTTIPAARITLDLGNDIKTALGGGTVTANLGVDPTRLAGANSAGMVQLYAADPVAPGSSISHWDTLASPDLLMEPFSTPGLTSDLDLSPAQAADIGWMFLQTCGNNLREGVELCDGTDLNGQTCVSLGFDGGTLGCDNTCTAFDTTACVLCDRGRTWGKWNQPTGIQLGHFSGGLYINSSTALYKIVGSILPTAPGKGVITGIIYDGVAPEPDYYVLGDWSTTGPNQGKFGSKVFEFGTGNTVGVFEGDWRDDPSFALVGKFGGAWEICN